The Candidatus Latescibacter sp. genome has a segment encoding these proteins:
- a CDS encoding outer membrane lipoprotein carrier protein LolA: protein MQAQTSSPDADQIMKKVKKTLDGMSTLSCSFEWNHIWKTVERNQHIEGTLQLKKTYKLRVEYSAKTIVVDGKTVWSYSPKNKQVEITKFESEEKEFPTPQGIFKRYADRKAALSGNEQVNGRETYIITLAAQAADGKNVTVWVDRTLNFPVKTEEVSPNGDISTYILSDVRINGNISDSVFAFTPPEGTDVVDMR, encoded by the coding sequence GTGCAGGCCCAGACGTCCTCGCCGGACGCCGACCAGATAATGAAGAAGGTGAAGAAAACCCTGGACGGCATGTCCACGCTTTCCTGTTCTTTTGAATGGAATCATATTTGGAAAACAGTGGAGCGAAACCAGCACATCGAGGGGACCCTCCAACTTAAAAAAACCTACAAGTTGCGGGTGGAATATTCCGCCAAAACCATCGTGGTTGACGGCAAAACAGTGTGGTCATATTCTCCCAAAAACAAGCAGGTGGAAATAACAAAGTTTGAATCAGAGGAAAAAGAATTTCCCACGCCGCAGGGTATTTTTAAGCGGTATGCCGATAGGAAGGCAGCCCTTTCGGGAAATGAACAAGTGAACGGCCGCGAAACGTATATCATCACTCTTGCCGCCCAAGCGGCGGATGGGAAGAATGTTACTGTATGGGTGGACCGGACGTTGAATTTCCCGGTGAAAACGGAAGAAGTTTCCCCGAACGGCGATATTTCCACCTATATACTCTCGGATGTGCGGATCAACGGCAATATCAGCGATTCCGTATTTGCATTCACTCCGCCGGAAGGAACCGATGTAGTTGATATGAGGTAG
- a CDS encoding M23 family metallopeptidase translates to MSDEKKNKWISIMIVPEEGARVKKWRVTTSRFFKLKILFCIACFFVVIGFFSTASLGFMYAKMRYYQHFNDRLLEATAKLNAISLRLERYKENETKLRTILGSDIELPKPPAVEPGTGTAAGALSPGKRGGNELEQAIAAKESSLRRKPSIWPVNNPWQVTKTFKYAGRKDSHLGTDIVARMKSSVVATADGKVIFAGMDDLLGLTVTIDHENGLETHYGHNESLLVKYGDTVRKGQSIAVYGGMDGKSSTGVHLHYAVYLKGQPVDPFGYLPENPAIKYAKNDIK, encoded by the coding sequence GTGTCAGACGAGAAAAAAAATAAGTGGATTTCGATCATGATCGTCCCGGAAGAAGGGGCGAGAGTAAAAAAATGGCGGGTTACCACGAGCCGGTTTTTCAAACTGAAAATACTTTTCTGTATAGCCTGTTTTTTTGTGGTAATCGGATTTTTCTCTACCGCTTCGCTGGGATTCATGTACGCCAAAATGCGGTATTATCAGCATTTTAATGACAGGCTTTTGGAGGCTACCGCCAAGCTCAACGCTATCTCTCTGCGTCTGGAGCGGTATAAAGAAAATGAAACCAAGCTTAGAACTATTCTGGGGAGCGATATTGAGCTGCCGAAACCCCCGGCAGTTGAACCGGGAACGGGAACCGCTGCTGGCGCGCTGTCTCCGGGCAAAAGGGGTGGAAACGAATTGGAACAGGCGATTGCCGCAAAAGAATCCAGTCTTCGTCGAAAGCCGAGTATCTGGCCGGTAAACAATCCCTGGCAAGTGACCAAAACATTTAAATATGCCGGCAGGAAGGATAGCCATCTCGGCACAGACATCGTCGCCCGGATGAAATCGAGCGTGGTTGCCACTGCCGATGGAAAGGTAATATTCGCCGGAATGGATGATCTTTTGGGGCTTACCGTAACTATCGATCACGAGAATGGCCTGGAAACCCATTACGGACATAATGAATCGCTCCTGGTGAAATACGGAGATACAGTGCGCAAGGGGCAATCGATAGCCGTGTATGGTGGAATGGACGGGAAATCGAGCACCGGAGTGCATCTTCACTATGCAGTCTACCTTAAAGGGCAGCCGGTTGATCCATTCGGGTATCTTCCGGAAAATCCGGCGATAAAATATGCAAAAAACGATATAAAATAA
- a CDS encoding DNA translocase FtsK, with product MGKDSDRVKSRLREILGILLICFSIFLLVALLTHNPEDWPNSSRRGYPSSNMAGPLGAWLSFALLASLGYSGYALLALLIIIAIVLFLHTTARVIVKPAAILVTFILFAPPLVTQVSDALTGNNTLATPDFTYGGFIGWYITDLMITYLGRVGAYLAPIAVILIVVVLTTSLKPSTAVEAVLTLFGGRRGDAKREKRIAGGDVPEPEEGLDGDLEEEGVMDNNEDPFLTPVEEEPERPPPRIQPTIISARNPDLHPEIARGPMKSPLHRASIRPEPAPVEYVFPGPGILDESQNDIPSESREEMLERAQRIVESLRYFNIESEVRQITPGPIITRYELTLAPGVKVGRVVNLSDDLAMALKSKGGIRILAPIPGKAAIGIEVPNKTRSMVYLREVVESEAFVESDQPLLMGIGKNTSGDQIVADLEKMPHLLIAGSTGSGKSVCIHSLIASILMKAHPHRVKMIMVDPKVVELSVYNAIPHLLTPVITDPKRAANALKWAVREMESRYRQLASLGVRDIGQYNRKVHSLAESAQEGKKGEIPKLLPFIIIIIDEFADLMVVASNEIEEYIARLAQMSRAVGIHLVLATQRPSADVITGLIKANFPSRIAFKVMQAANSRIILDQNGADKLLGMGDMLFLQAGKPEPVRLHGAYISSEESQRLVDFVARQNIEKTEIIAEDMFEEESEDEENSLGMRDPNARDSLFFDAARLVVRHNQGSVSLLQRRLKIGYARAARLIDQLEMAAIVSPYDGSKAREVLVDEEYIDQLENEGL from the coding sequence ATGGGAAAAGATTCAGACAGGGTAAAAAGTCGGTTGAGGGAGATACTTGGTATTCTCCTCATCTGCTTTTCCATTTTCCTCCTTGTGGCTCTCCTGACCCACAACCCGGAAGACTGGCCCAATTCCTCACGGCGCGGGTATCCTTCTTCTAACATGGCGGGGCCGCTCGGCGCCTGGCTGTCTTTTGCCCTCCTTGCTTCCCTGGGATATTCCGGCTATGCGCTCCTGGCCTTGCTTATCATCATCGCCATCGTCCTTTTTCTCCATACAACAGCCCGCGTTATAGTGAAACCGGCGGCAATCCTCGTCACCTTCATTTTGTTTGCGCCGCCGCTGGTTACCCAGGTTTCGGATGCGCTCACCGGCAATAATACCCTGGCGACCCCGGATTTCACATACGGCGGTTTCATCGGCTGGTATATTACCGACCTGATGATAACCTACCTTGGCCGGGTCGGCGCATATCTGGCGCCGATTGCGGTGATCCTGATCGTTGTGGTGCTTACAACGAGTTTGAAGCCTTCCACAGCGGTCGAGGCGGTTCTCACCCTTTTCGGCGGCCGTAGGGGCGATGCGAAGCGCGAGAAACGAATAGCAGGGGGCGATGTACCGGAGCCTGAAGAGGGACTGGATGGCGACCTGGAGGAAGAAGGCGTTATGGATAATAATGAGGATCCCTTCCTCACCCCGGTGGAGGAGGAGCCGGAACGTCCACCCCCCCGCATACAGCCGACCATCATCAGTGCCCGGAACCCTGATCTTCATCCCGAAATCGCTCGCGGACCGATGAAGAGTCCGCTGCATCGCGCATCTATCAGACCGGAACCTGCCCCGGTGGAGTATGTGTTCCCCGGCCCGGGCATCCTGGACGAATCCCAGAACGATATTCCCTCCGAAAGCCGTGAGGAGATGCTGGAAAGAGCTCAGCGAATCGTTGAGAGCCTCAGGTATTTCAACATTGAATCCGAGGTGCGCCAGATCACTCCCGGACCGATTATTACCCGCTACGAGCTCACGCTGGCGCCCGGTGTCAAGGTCGGAAGAGTAGTAAATCTTTCCGATGACCTGGCGATGGCGCTAAAATCCAAGGGGGGGATACGGATTCTCGCTCCCATACCCGGCAAGGCGGCAATCGGCATCGAGGTGCCCAATAAAACACGGTCCATGGTGTACCTCCGTGAGGTAGTAGAATCGGAGGCGTTCGTCGAAAGCGACCAGCCCCTCCTCATGGGAATCGGAAAGAATACTTCGGGAGACCAGATAGTTGCCGACCTGGAGAAAATGCCCCACCTCCTCATTGCCGGTTCTACCGGATCGGGGAAGAGCGTCTGCATCCATTCACTCATCGCCAGTATTCTCATGAAGGCTCATCCCCATCGTGTGAAGATGATCATGGTCGATCCCAAAGTGGTGGAGCTGAGCGTTTATAATGCCATACCCCATCTTCTTACCCCGGTGATCACCGACCCGAAACGGGCTGCTAATGCGCTCAAATGGGCGGTGCGGGAGATGGAATCGCGCTACCGTCAGCTCGCTTCTCTCGGAGTGCGGGATATCGGGCAGTATAACCGGAAGGTGCATTCCCTGGCCGAAAGCGCCCAGGAGGGCAAAAAGGGAGAAATTCCGAAACTTTTACCCTTTATTATCATCATAATAGACGAGTTCGCCGATCTCATGGTGGTGGCTTCGAATGAAATCGAGGAATACATTGCCCGTCTGGCGCAGATGTCCCGTGCGGTAGGAATCCATCTGGTTCTGGCCACCCAGCGTCCCTCGGCGGATGTGATAACCGGGCTGATAAAAGCCAATTTCCCCTCACGGATTGCGTTCAAGGTGATGCAGGCGGCCAATTCACGTATCATCCTCGACCAGAACGGCGCCGACAAGCTCCTGGGAATGGGGGACATGCTCTTTCTCCAGGCGGGGAAACCTGAACCGGTTCGGCTCCACGGAGCATATATCTCCAGCGAGGAGAGCCAGCGCCTGGTGGATTTCGTGGCCCGCCAGAATATAGAAAAAACCGAAATCATCGCCGAGGATATGTTCGAGGAAGAATCGGAGGATGAAGAGAACAGCCTGGGCATGAGGGACCCGAATGCCCGTGACAGTTTATTTTTCGATGCGGCGCGTCTCGTGGTGCGTCATAACCAGGGTTCGGTGAGCCTTCTCCAGCGAAGGCTGAAAATCGGATATGCCCGTGCAGCGCGTCTTATCGATCAACTGGAAATGGCGGCAATCGTATCTCCCTACGACGGTTCCAAAGCCCGGGAGGTGCTTGTTGATGAAGAGTATATCGATCAACTGGAGAATGAAGGTTTATGA
- a CDS encoding polymer-forming cytoskeletal protein, which translates to MAKNEPEGAMNTIIGKGTKIEGNMEVAQSLRIDGVFKGSITTTDTLIVGSTGELIDVTIKVKNAVIGGIIKGHLVASNKVTLESTSRLEGDLTAKLLVIEEGALFSGNCASGGDRGEIPSAGPKMPAKIG; encoded by the coding sequence ATGGCAAAAAATGAACCGGAAGGAGCCATGAATACCATCATCGGTAAAGGCACTAAAATCGAGGGTAACATGGAAGTAGCGCAGAGCCTTCGTATCGATGGTGTCTTCAAGGGGTCTATCACTACCACCGATACGTTGATCGTCGGCTCCACCGGGGAACTCATCGATGTAACGATCAAAGTAAAGAACGCCGTTATTGGCGGCATCATCAAAGGCCATCTCGTTGCCTCGAACAAGGTGACCCTGGAGAGCACATCCCGTCTGGAGGGCGATCTGACGGCCAAACTTCTGGTTATCGAAGAGGGCGCCTTGTTTTCCGGCAACTGTGCAAGCGGCGGGGACCGTGGGGAAATCCCTTCTGCCGGACCGAAGATGCCGGCTAAGATCGGTTGA
- a CDS encoding S8 family serine peptidase: protein MRITVLFSLIACLIPANCLYADASPYWVFFKDRGAVNVAREVSAKIVAADEPKNTGRRAKILGSRIFDERDLPVNPGYIATVAKISGSIRTVTRYFNGVSVDLDAGALTRVESLPFVQSVRPVESFRAPEKPAPALPSIKKTPSGREKPAELSYGNSFEQINLINVIPLHNKGYLGDGIRIGILDSGFDNLGHAAFDSIRISHRWDFVGKDGDVGGDDHGAQVLSVMAALDRGNMIGAAPHATFLLARTEIINEVDTRIEEDYWVAGLEWADSLGVDVVQSSLGYTDFSDGKSYSYSDMNGQTAVTTIAADIAVEKGIVVVNAAGNEGNQPWYYVTAPADGKKVIAVGSVNRDGRVSAFSSRGPTFDGRVKPDFMAMGEQVEVINGIGDSYLSLRGTSFASPAVSGAAALLLQIHQDWTPAVLYDSLRVYARRAAPDTLYGHGILDAFAASGLKSAGPAAAQFKMYDPYPQPAVFSKDNRRLLYFPVDIPVSGKTLSIRIFNFIGENIKTIEKPMPAGGSFRGLTDAPSWDGTNFTGDAVAPGIYFYSIRLAGYSGYHGKIAVMR, encoded by the coding sequence ATGCGAATTACCGTCCTTTTTTCGCTCATAGCCTGTTTAATCCCGGCAAACTGTCTTTATGCCGATGCCAGCCCTTACTGGGTGTTTTTCAAGGACCGTGGCGCGGTTAATGTCGCCCGAGAGGTCTCCGCGAAGATTGTCGCGGCGGATGAGCCGAAAAACACCGGCCGCCGGGCAAAGATACTGGGTAGCCGGATTTTCGATGAGCGCGACCTGCCGGTGAATCCCGGCTACATCGCCACTGTTGCAAAAATTTCTGGAAGCATCCGTACGGTCACCCGCTATTTCAACGGTGTGTCGGTCGACCTGGACGCTGGCGCCCTCACCCGTGTAGAGAGCCTTCCTTTCGTGCAATCGGTGAGGCCGGTGGAATCCTTCCGCGCGCCCGAAAAACCGGCGCCGGCTCTGCCTTCGATCAAGAAAACTCCCTCCGGGAGAGAAAAACCGGCGGAATTATCGTACGGAAATTCCTTTGAACAAATCAATCTGATCAATGTCATTCCCCTCCATAATAAGGGATACCTTGGCGACGGTATCCGTATCGGTATCCTGGACAGCGGGTTCGACAATCTCGGTCACGCCGCCTTCGACAGCATCCGTATCTCCCATCGCTGGGATTTCGTAGGAAAAGACGGGGATGTCGGCGGCGACGATCACGGCGCCCAGGTTCTTTCGGTCATGGCCGCTCTGGACCGTGGGAACATGATCGGAGCGGCGCCTCATGCCACTTTCCTGCTCGCCCGTACCGAGATCATCAACGAGGTGGATACCAGGATCGAGGAAGACTACTGGGTGGCAGGTCTCGAATGGGCGGACAGCCTCGGAGTGGACGTTGTGCAGTCCTCGCTGGGTTATACGGATTTCAGCGACGGAAAGAGCTATTCGTATTCGGACATGAATGGGCAGACGGCCGTTACCACCATTGCGGCGGATATTGCGGTGGAAAAGGGCATAGTGGTGGTGAATGCAGCGGGTAATGAGGGAAACCAGCCCTGGTATTACGTCACCGCTCCGGCGGACGGGAAGAAGGTAATAGCGGTCGGTTCGGTAAACCGCGACGGCCGGGTTTCCGCGTTCAGCTCGCGAGGACCGACTTTCGATGGCCGGGTGAAACCGGATTTCATGGCTATGGGGGAACAAGTGGAAGTGATAAACGGCATCGGCGACTCTTACCTCTCCCTGCGGGGGACCTCGTTCGCCTCTCCGGCAGTGAGCGGCGCGGCGGCGCTCCTCCTCCAGATACACCAGGACTGGACGCCGGCTGTCCTTTACGATTCCCTCCGGGTATATGCCAGACGGGCAGCGCCGGATACCCTTTACGGCCACGGGATTCTCGATGCCTTTGCCGCTTCCGGTCTCAAGTCAGCCGGGCCTGCGGCGGCTCAGTTTAAAATGTATGATCCCTATCCGCAGCCGGCGGTGTTCAGCAAAGATAACCGCCGGTTGTTGTATTTTCCGGTGGACATACCGGTTTCGGGGAAAACCCTCTCCATCAGAATATTCAATTTTATTGGCGAAAATATCAAGACAATCGAGAAACCCATGCCTGCCGGAGGGAGTTTTCGAGGATTGACGGACGCTCCGAGCTGGGACGGCACGAATTTTACCGGAGATGCAGTAGCGCCGGGAATCTATTTTTATTCGATCCGGCTGGCTGGGTATAGCGGTTACCATGGAAAAATAGCGGTGATGCGATGA
- a CDS encoding type II toxin-antitoxin system HicB family antitoxin, translating to MIRNFTLEYWRDNGWYVGKLKEVPGVFSQGITLDELEENIKDVYSLMMEDEAEIPNAEIHLKEIARSECLDPETSSG from the coding sequence ATGATACGAAATTTCACACTTGAATATTGGCGTGACAACGGATGGTATGTCGGCAAATTGAAAGAAGTGCCGGGAGTATTCAGCCAGGGCATCACGCTTGATGAATTGGAAGAAAACATTAAAGATGTATATTCATTAATGATGGAAGATGAAGCTGAAATTCCCAACGCCGAGATTCATTTAAAGGAAATCGCGCGTTCTGAGTGTTTAGATCCTGAAACGAGTTCAGGATGA
- the atpB gene encoding F0F1 ATP synthase subunit A, with amino-acid sequence MSGKQILYLILAVFILEVAVLIILGAVGKEGGKEKEAWFQIGPVAVEKHGMELESIGKVEKYHLDNTPPDKETFWAIDIFPVKMMLLVDVLLIFAATLTAVTLRRIPGRLQSFIEIVVDFFRSIILETLGEHGDRHVPTLLTLFFFIWISNIIGVIPRLGEPTRDLNIIIGHMLVMIFLVHFEAIRIKGIKAYIHEYFQPFFIMAPLNVIGEISKGISLSVRLFGNISGGAIIIVVISYLIKYTVLPVGLNLFFGLFVGTIQAFVFTVLSMTYLAVAIAE; translated from the coding sequence ATGAGCGGTAAGCAGATACTGTATCTGATTCTGGCTGTCTTTATTCTGGAAGTGGCGGTGCTTATTATCCTGGGAGCTGTCGGCAAGGAAGGCGGAAAAGAAAAGGAAGCATGGTTTCAGATCGGTCCTGTCGCTGTCGAAAAGCACGGGATGGAATTGGAATCAATCGGCAAGGTTGAAAAATATCATCTTGACAACACCCCTCCGGATAAGGAAACTTTTTGGGCGATCGATATTTTCCCCGTCAAAATGATGCTGCTGGTGGATGTCCTTCTCATCTTCGCTGCGACCCTTACTGCTGTTACCCTCCGAAGAATACCGGGGAGACTGCAGAGCTTCATTGAGATTGTTGTGGATTTTTTCCGCTCGATAATTCTGGAGACTCTCGGCGAGCATGGTGATCGCCATGTGCCCACCTTGCTCACCCTCTTTTTTTTCATCTGGATTTCCAACATAATAGGGGTTATTCCTCGCCTCGGCGAACCCACCCGCGATCTCAATATCATTATCGGACATATGCTGGTCATGATCTTCCTCGTCCATTTTGAAGCGATTAGGATCAAAGGAATCAAAGCATATATACATGAATACTTTCAGCCCTTTTTTATCATGGCGCCGTTGAATGTGATCGGTGAAATTTCCAAAGGTATTTCACTCAGTGTCCGTCTTTTTGGGAATATCAGCGGCGGCGCCATCATTATCGTGGTGATTTCCTATCTCATCAAATATACTGTGCTTCCAGTTGGATTAAACCTGTTTTTCGGGCTGTTTGTGGGGACAATACAAGCTTTTGTATTCACCGTGCTTTCCATGACCTATTTAGCTGTGGCTATTGCGGAATGA
- a CDS encoding HIT domain-containing protein yields MTDKTNGSDGFERLWAPWRMKYIDGMDVSGNAECIFCEKPREDEDEKNFIVYRGTSCYMILNVFPYNNGHLLVVPFCHTSGLESLDSETRLELMDLSALAVKAVKSFMRPDGFNLGMNIGRSAGAGIADHLHLHVVPRWNGDTNFMPVIGFTKVISEGLVDNYRRLREAMEKIMMK; encoded by the coding sequence ATGACAGATAAAACGAATGGTTCTGATGGTTTTGAAAGGCTCTGGGCGCCCTGGCGGATGAAATACATTGATGGGATGGACGTTTCGGGAAACGCGGAATGCATTTTTTGTGAAAAACCCCGTGAAGATGAAGATGAAAAGAACTTCATCGTATATCGCGGGACATCCTGTTATATGATCTTGAATGTATTTCCTTACAACAACGGCCACCTGCTGGTGGTCCCCTTTTGTCATACCTCGGGTCTGGAAAGCCTGGATTCGGAAACACGCCTGGAGCTGATGGACCTTTCGGCGCTTGCGGTTAAGGCTGTCAAAAGTTTCATGCGGCCGGATGGGTTCAACCTGGGAATGAATATCGGACGCTCCGCCGGTGCGGGCATTGCCGATCACCTGCACCTTCATGTTGTACCGCGGTGGAACGGCGACACGAATTTCATGCCGGTAATCGGCTTTACCAAAGTTATAAGCGAGGGGCTGGTGGATAATTACCGCAGGCTCCGTGAGGCTATGGAAAAAATTATGATGAAATAA
- a CDS encoding ATP synthase subunit I — protein sequence MSEYVIDSFRSFVRNTRKKALLLGAFLGIILLIFGTKSIGFGYLCGSLVSLLNFQLMAADAFGMADKPSKAAKKFILFRYFLRYAILFSALALIVTRTDFNIFAAFFGVFTVQAVIIGEKLLAASGITGRESKG from the coding sequence ATGTCGGAATATGTAATTGACTCGTTCAGAAGTTTTGTGAGAAACACCCGGAAAAAAGCCCTGCTTCTTGGAGCTTTTTTAGGTATTATTCTGCTTATTTTCGGAACAAAGTCGATCGGTTTCGGTTATCTGTGCGGGTCGCTGGTGAGTCTGTTGAATTTTCAGCTCATGGCAGCCGATGCATTCGGAATGGCCGATAAACCTTCCAAAGCGGCGAAAAAGTTTATCCTGTTCCGGTATTTTCTCAGATACGCCATACTTTTTTCTGCCCTGGCTCTGATTGTAACCCGGACGGACTTCAACATATTCGCCGCTTTTTTCGGTGTTTTTACCGTGCAGGCCGTCATTATCGGTGAAAAGCTTCTCGCGGCATCAGGCATCACTGGCAGAGAATCGAAGGGGTAA